In the genome of Tachyglossus aculeatus isolate mTacAcu1 unplaced genomic scaffold, mTacAcu1.pri scaffold_100_arrow_ctg1, whole genome shotgun sequence, one region contains:
- the LOC119922201 gene encoding olfactory receptor 4C13-like, with amino-acid sequence MHRGPITEPYETCIAERGDVKESDIEYRQLDRLRLGKSLRISCPMFFPHNGEIDQPWKLPRLVVEGYHQVLAVTARLEAGTNLTKFIVLFTKSAAFTCVLIAYLELMENENNVTEFILLGLTQDPRMQKIISVVFLIIYIVTMVGNLIIVVFGEHFIAGVEIILLTVMAYDRYVVICKPLQYTTIMSRHLCSSLVAMAWAGGFLHTAVQNLFMAHLPFCGPNVIDHFMCDLYPLLKLACSDTHILSMLVTFNSGGMGVLIFLLLMIFYAFILHSLKTNSAVGKLKALSTCASHFTAVILFFIPCIFEYVQHTTTSSIEKAVTVFYTIITPMLNPFIYTGIFSGGMEAGNQSGPDPEGGYWGALGG; translated from the exons ATGCATAGGGGACCCATAACAGAGCCTTATGAAACATGCATAGCTGAGAGAGGAGACGTGAAAGAGTCTGACATAGAATACCGGCAACTGGACCGACTCAGGCTAGGGAAGAGTTTAAGAATTTCTTGTCCGATGTTTTTTCCTCATAATGGTGAAATCGATCAGCCTTGGAAA CTTCCCCGTCTAGTTGTTGAAGGATACCACCAAGTCCTAGCAGTAACTGCAAGGCTAGAAGCTGGA ACAAACCTAACAAAATTCATCGTTCTCTTTACCAAATCTGCAGCTTTCACTTGTGTACTGATTGCCTACCTCGAGTTGATGGAAaatgaaaacaatgtgacagaattcattctattgGGACTCACGCAGGACCCAAGGATGCAGAAAATTATCTCTGTTGTGTTTTTAATAATCTACATAGTCACCatggtgggaaacctgatcattgTG gtctttggagagcattttatTGCCGGGGTTGAAATCATTCTCCTCacagtgatggcctatgaccgttacgtGGTGATATGTAAGCCGTTGCAATACACGACCATCATGAGCAGACATCTCTGTAGCTCACTGGTGGCCATGGCCTGGGCCGGAGGCTTCCTTCACACCGCAGTTCAAAATCTCTTCATGGCACATTTGCCATTCTGTGGTCCCAATGTCATCGACCACTTTATGTGCGATTTATACCCCTTGCTGAAACTGGCCTGCTCCGATACTCACATCTTGAGCATGCTGGTTACTTTTAACAGTGGTGGCATGGGCGTGTTAATCTTTCTCCTGCTGATGATTTTCTATGCCTTCATCTTGCACTCCCTGAAGACCAACAGTGCCGTGGGTAAactcaaagctctctccacctgtgcctcccacttCACCGCTGTCATCCTCTTCTTTATTCCGTGCATCTTTGAATATGTGCAGCACACAACTACCTCATCCATTGAGAAGGCTGTTACAGTGTTTTATACTATAATaacccccatgctaaatcccttcatctacaca